The following are from one region of the Hippocampus zosterae strain Florida chromosome 9, ASM2543408v3, whole genome shotgun sequence genome:
- the LOC127607086 gene encoding potassium voltage-gated channel subfamily A member 2 — protein sequence MTVATGDPSDEAAAHPGHPLDYDPEADHECCERVVINISGLRFETQLKTLSQFPETLLGDPKKRMRYFDPLRNEYFFDRNRPSFDAILYYYQSGGRLRRPVNVTLDIFSEEIRFYELGDEAIEIFREDEGFIKEEERPLPDNEFQRQVWLLFEYPESSGPARIIAIISVMVILISIVSFCLETLPIFRNDEDDMHKSHNEIFYPETNTTVIRYTSTYFTDPFFILETLCIIWFSFEFLVRFFACPSKAGFFGNLMNIIDIVAIIPYFITLGTELADSPDDGQAGQQAMSLAILRVIRLVRVFRIFKLSRHSKGLQILGQTLKASMRELGLLIFFLFIGVILFSSAVYFAEADERQSQFESIPDAFWWAVVSMTTVGYGDMVPTTIGGKIVGSLCAIAGVLTIALPVPVIVSNFNYFYHRETEGEEQAQYLQVNAPKSESGEELKKSRSGSTISKSDYMEIQEAVNNSNEDFRRENLKTANCTLANTNYVNITKMLTDV from the coding sequence ATGACGGTCGCCACGGGTGATCCGTCCGACGAGGCGGCGGCACACCCGGGCCACCCGCTGGACTACGACCCGGAGGCGGACCACGAGTGCTGCGAGCGGGTGGTGATCAACATCTCCGGACTGCGCTTCGAGACCCAACTCAAGACCCTCTCGCAGTTCCCCGAAACACTTCTGGGGGACCCCAAAAAGAGAATGCGCTACTTTGACCCGTTGCGTAACGAGTACTTTTTTGACAGGAACAGACCCAGCTTTGATGCCATATTGTACTACTACCAGTCGGGCGGGCGGCTAAGGAGGCCGGTGAACGTTACGCTGGACATATTCTCCGAGGAGATCCGCTTCTACGAGCTGGGTGACGAAGCCATTGAGATTTTCCGCGAGGACGAGGGcttcatcaaggaggaggagCGCCCTCTCCCCGACAACGAGTTTCAGAGACAAGTGTGGCTTCTGTTTGAGTACCCGGAGAGCTCAGGTCCAGCTCGGATTATCGCCATTATCTCCGTCATGGTCATCCTCATCTCCATTGTCAGTTTCTGTCTGGAGACCCTCCCCATCTTCCGCAACGACGAGGACGACATGCACAAGTCCCACAATGAGATCTTTTACCCCGAGACCAACACCACAGTCATCAGGTACACCTCCACCTACTTCACCGACCCCTTCTTCATCCTGGAGACGCTGTGCATCATCTGGTTCTCCTTTGAGTTTCTAGTGCGCTTCTTCGCCTGCCCCAGCAAAGCGGGCTTCTTTGGCAACCTCATGAACATCATTGACATTGTGGCCATCATCCCGTATTTCATCACGCTGGGCACAGAGCTGGCAGACAGTCCGGATGACGGTCAAGCCGGACAGCAGGCCATGTCTTTAGCAATCCTCAGGGTGATCCGACTGGTGCGGGTGTTTCGAATTTTCAAGCTCTCACGCCACTCCAAGGGGCTCCAGATCCTGGGCCAGACCCTGAAGGCCAGCATGAGAGAGCTGGGACTGCTCATCTTCTTCCTTTTCATCGGTGTCATCCTCTTCTCTAGCGCGGTATACTTCGCAGAGGCCGACGAGCGTCAGTCCCAGTTCGAGAGCATCCCGGACGCCTTCTGGTGGGCCGTGGTCTCCATGACCACGGTGGGCTATGGTGACATGGTACCCACCACCATCGGGGGCAAGATTGTGGGCTCCCTGTGTGCCATCGCCGGCGTGCTGACCATTGCCTTGCCCGTGCCTGTCATCGTGTCCAACTTCAACTACTTCTACCACCGCGAGACGGAAGGGGAGGAGCAGGCGCAGTACCTCCAGGTCAACGCCCCCAAGAGCGAGTCGGGCGAGGAGCTGAAAAAGAGTCGCAGCGGATCGACCATCAGCAAGTCGGACTACATGGAGATCCAGGAGGCGGTCAACAACAGCAATGAGGACTTCCGCCGGGAGAACCTCAAGACTGCCAACTGCACGCTGGCCAACACAAACTACGTCAACATCACCAAGATGCTCACAGATGTGTAG